TTATGCATTTCAGAGATTTATATAAATACGAAATAATCTCAATAGCTCCTTTAATATTATTGATTATTTACTTTGGTCTAATACCGAATTCTCTTATAAATATATTCCGTCTATCGATAGAAAATTTGTTAATGAGGTTTTGATGGTTAATGTTATTTTCAGTCAAACCTATAGAAAACAAGTTTTTTTAGGCTTGTTTTCTCAATTAATGTGTAATACCAATATTAAAATTATTTTTTCCACCTACACGGAAATGACATAGTAACATATGCTATCACTTCACCAATTACAGTTTAACATAGCACAAAGAAATTTATTCGATCTAAGTCTTACTTTTCTTCCTTATTCTATTACGTATATAAAAGGAGTTAACGGTTGTGGTAAAAGTTCGATGCTACGAATGATAGCAGGAATTATGCAACCGAGTAGTGGTAATATATACTATAAAAACTGTAATATTAATAACAATACACAGCATATTTCAGAAAGCTTCAGACAAGATGAATTTAAAGGCGAGCCTGCGCAGCGTATAAAAATACATAAGCCAAAACACATCCCGCAAAATTCACTTGTATCAAGCTTTACAAAATATGCTGTAGCTAAACCTTATTGTACTTATGTAGGTCATAATTTAGGTCTAAAGCTTGAAATGACTGTTTTTGAGAATCTAAAATTTTGGTCAGAAATTTATAATTCCACTGAGGCCTTACATGCCGCTATTCATTATTTCAAATTACACGATTTATTAGATGAAAAATGCTATAGTTTATCTAGCGGGATACAGAAAGTTGTAGCCGTAGCAAGGCTTATTGCTTGCCCATCAGATTTATGGTTACTTGATGAAGTTGAAACGAACTTAAGCAAAGAAAATAGAGATTTGCTAAATAATTTAATTATCATGAAAGCAAATAGCGGCGGTATTGTACTCCTATCCTCACATCTAGAAAAATCTATAAAATCTGCACAGATATTACAACTGGATTAATTATTATTGTTTTGCGTATTTTTATAAATCTTCCAATGTAAAATAAAAAATACAAGCTCACTATAATCCAAATTGAACAATTAATTATTGTCTTACAGCAGCGCATACTTTAGTAACTACTATATATTCATTCTTATAACTAATTCTCTTTTATTCTAGTACTTTTGGAAGTAACCCTTTTAATTGTTCATATAAATCCTTATCATATAATTTTATTAGTACTGTACTTTTACTCCTCTTTAATTAGTATAATTCGGTAGAAATAAATTTAATAGAAAGTGTTATTAACAGAACGATAGTAGTAACAAAATAAACTACCATACTATAAATTTTAAACATAATTATTGAGATATTTTTAGGTACTTTTCACTAAATTATATCCTTGGTTTAAAAAATTTTCTAAATAAAACCGAATATATTTTACTGATTCAGGGATATTTCACCATTTAATTGATATTTATG
The sequence above is a segment of the Rickettsia sp. Oklahoma-10 genome. Coding sequences within it:
- a CDS encoding ATP-binding cassette domain-containing protein, which codes for MLSLHQLQFNIAQRNLFDLSLTFLPYSITYIKGVNGCGKSSMLRMIAGIMQPSSGNIYYKNCNINNNTQHISESFRQDEFKGEPAQRIKIHKPKHIPQNSLVSSFTKYAVAKPYCTYVGHNLGLKLEMTVFENLKFWSEIYNSTEALHAAIHYFKLHDLLDEKCYSLSSGIQKVVAVARLIACPSDLWLLDEVETNLSKENRDLLNNLIIMKANSGGIVLLSSHLEKSIKSAQILQLD